A window of Halalkalibacillus sediminis contains these coding sequences:
- the ppaX gene encoding pyrophosphatase PpaX produces the protein MTIKTLLFDLDGTLIDTNELIAQSYEYTIEKHTDKQYTREEVLQFIGPPLQDAMQEIDPTQVDEMMATYREHNLAHHDSFVKMYEGVYETIRSLHEKGVPMAIVTTKLRRTALKGLEVTGLDQFFDVVIGLDDVSNAKPDPEPVLKGMNAIDGSPETTIMIGDNSHDIHAGKNAGTQTAGVAWSAKGKDFMESLEPDFLLNHISDLVELVGE, from the coding sequence ATGACAATAAAAACATTATTATTCGACTTGGATGGCACACTGATCGATACGAATGAATTGATAGCCCAATCCTACGAATACACAATAGAAAAACATACAGATAAACAATATACACGTGAGGAAGTCCTTCAATTTATCGGACCCCCACTACAGGATGCCATGCAAGAAATCGATCCGACGCAAGTAGATGAGATGATGGCGACGTACCGCGAGCATAATCTGGCCCACCATGATAGTTTTGTAAAAATGTACGAAGGTGTTTATGAAACGATTCGCTCTCTTCATGAAAAGGGAGTACCTATGGCGATCGTGACGACTAAATTACGCAGGACAGCATTGAAAGGTCTTGAGGTTACAGGTCTAGATCAATTCTTTGATGTTGTAATTGGTCTAGATGATGTGTCGAACGCAAAGCCTGATCCAGAACCAGTTTTAAAAGGAATGAATGCAATTGACGGCAGCCCTGAAACGACGATCATGATTGGTGACAATTCCCATGATATTCACGCCGGCAAAAATGCTGGTACTCAGACAGCAGGGGTGGCATGGTCAGCAAAAGGCAAAGATTTTATGGAGTCTCTTGAACCAGACTTTCTATTAAACCATATCTCGGACCTGGTCGAACTTGTAGGAGAGTGA
- a CDS encoding acyltransferase yields the protein MRNTKRYPVNKSNSLWQIYSTVPFFKVMKNFVFIQLGRYSPSLKLKNWMYRVFLRMKIEEQTALALMVMPDVMFPEKIHIGKNSIIGYNTTILAHEYLIDEYRLGDVHIGNEVMIGANCTILPGVTIGDGAVVSAATLVHDHVEPGTFVGGNPMRVIYTKEEMDQKMNKL from the coding sequence ATGCGTAACACCAAACGTTACCCTGTGAATAAGAGTAATTCGCTATGGCAAATTTACAGTACAGTTCCCTTTTTCAAAGTGATGAAGAACTTCGTATTCATTCAACTTGGTAGATACTCTCCATCGTTGAAATTGAAAAACTGGATGTATCGTGTTTTTTTACGTATGAAAATCGAGGAACAGACGGCTCTTGCGTTGATGGTCATGCCTGACGTCATGTTCCCAGAAAAAATTCACATCGGCAAAAATTCAATCATCGGCTATAACACGACTATCCTTGCCCACGAGTATTTGATTGATGAATATCGTTTAGGGGATGTCCACATCGGGAATGAAGTAATGATCGGAGCAAATTGCACGATTTTACCTGGAGTGACGATTGGTGATGGGGCTGTAGTGTCTGCAGCGACTCTTGTCCATGATCATGTGGAACCAGGAACGTTTGTAGGAGGAAATCCGATGCGTGTCATTTATACAAAAGAAGAAATGGACCAAAAAATGAATAAGCTGTAA
- the glpK gene encoding glycerol kinase GlpK, whose amino-acid sequence MKKFMMALDQGTTSSRAILFNDKGDMVEVAQQEFEQHFPKPGWVEHDANEIWTSMQNCITGVLNKAGVEASQIAGIGITNQRETTVVWDRHTGKPLHRAIVWQSRQTEEICQELKDAGLEDTFRSKTGLLLDPYFSGTKVKWILDNVEGAREKAENGDLLFGTMDTWVIYKLTGGKTHVTDYSNASRTLMYNIYDLEWDDELLDHLGIPKSMLPEVKPSSEIYGHTVSYHFQGEEIPIAGACGDQQAALFGQACFEKGMAKNTYGTGCFMLLNTGKEPVRSDHGLLTTLAWGLDGEVHYALEGSIFVAGSAVQWLRDGLRMFQKSPDSEIYAERVDSSEGVYVVPAFVGLGTPYWDSKARGAVFGLTRGSSKEHFIRATLESIAYQTKDVVQAMLDDAELNLKTLRVDGGAVTNNFLMQFQSDMLNVEVERPVVNETTALGAAYLAGLAVGYWDSKEEIAKQWNLDHTYQPHMDEETRNELYDGWKRAVKATQVFTS is encoded by the coding sequence ATGAAAAAATTCATGATGGCGTTAGACCAAGGTACGACAAGTTCAAGAGCGATTCTATTTAATGACAAGGGAGATATGGTCGAGGTCGCTCAACAGGAGTTTGAACAACATTTTCCGAAACCAGGTTGGGTCGAGCACGACGCGAATGAGATCTGGACGTCGATGCAAAATTGTATAACAGGAGTTTTAAATAAAGCAGGAGTGGAAGCTAGTCAAATTGCAGGTATCGGCATAACGAACCAGCGAGAAACGACGGTAGTGTGGGATCGCCACACAGGTAAGCCGCTTCATCGAGCTATCGTTTGGCAATCTCGTCAAACCGAAGAAATCTGTCAGGAACTAAAAGATGCGGGTCTTGAAGATACCTTCCGATCAAAGACAGGATTACTACTCGATCCTTATTTTTCAGGAACGAAAGTCAAATGGATATTAGACAACGTTGAAGGTGCGAGAGAAAAAGCCGAGAATGGAGATCTTTTATTCGGCACGATGGATACATGGGTCATTTACAAATTAACTGGTGGAAAGACTCATGTCACAGATTATTCGAATGCCTCTCGGACGTTGATGTACAACATTTATGATTTGGAATGGGATGACGAGTTATTGGACCATCTTGGAATTCCGAAGTCGATGCTTCCTGAGGTCAAACCATCTTCTGAAATTTATGGCCATACAGTAAGTTATCATTTTCAAGGAGAAGAGATTCCGATTGCGGGTGCGTGCGGTGACCAACAAGCAGCTTTATTCGGGCAAGCTTGTTTTGAAAAAGGTATGGCGAAAAATACTTACGGTACGGGCTGTTTCATGCTGCTTAATACTGGTAAGGAGCCCGTACGTTCCGATCACGGATTATTGACCACACTCGCATGGGGGCTTGATGGAGAAGTCCACTATGCGCTAGAAGGCAGTATTTTTGTTGCAGGTTCGGCCGTACAATGGCTTCGTGACGGTCTACGTATGTTCCAAAAGTCTCCAGACAGTGAGATCTATGCTGAGAGAGTAGACTCGTCAGAAGGTGTGTATGTCGTCCCAGCTTTTGTTGGACTCGGAACTCCTTATTGGGATAGTAAGGCCCGTGGAGCGGTTTTTGGGTTAACTAGAGGTTCGTCCAAAGAACATTTCATTAGAGCGACACTGGAGTCGATCGCCTACCAGACAAAAGATGTGGTGCAGGCGATGCTTGATGATGCAGAGTTAAATCTGAAAACACTGAGGGTTGACGGAGGTGCGGTAACAAATAATTTCCTCATGCAATTCCAAAGTGATATGCTGAATGTAGAAGTAGAGCGACCTGTCGTTAACGAAACGACAGCTCTTGGGGCTGCATATTTAGCTGGATTAGCAGTCGGATACTGGGATAGTAAAGAGGAGATTGCTAAACAATGGAACCTCGATCATACGTATCAGCCCCATATGGATGAAGAGACACGTAACGAATTGTATGACGGATGGAAACGTGCAGTTAAAGCAACACAGGTTTTTACATCATAA
- a CDS encoding glycerol-3-phosphate dehydrogenase/oxidase, which produces MNLLSNKNRSQNKQVLEQEYDLIVIGGGITGAGIALDASTRGVKVAVIEMQDFAAGTSSRSTKLIHGGLRYLKNFEIKLVSEVGKEREVVYENGPHVTTPEWMMLPFYEKGSFGPFSTSIGLRVYDYLAGVKKMERRRMLSVEETLEREPLLNREGLKGSGFYVEYKTDDARLTLEVLKKAIDLGANAFNYMRADQFTYRDGKLTGVQVTDLTDGEEHTLKARSIINATGPWVDDVRSKDHTKMEKHLFLTKGVHLVFDQSIFPLKQAVYFDTPDERMVFAIPRDGKTYIGTTDTHYEGDIANPTTTLDDRTYLMGAIHEMFPNVHVTDADIESTWAGLRPLVHEEGKDPSEISRKDEIFESDSGLISVAGGKLTGYRKMAEELVDLVLKRTNKEKDFPKSNTKKIPISGGDVGGSKGFQTFVRIAREEGLNRGIPENLIHKWVQRYGSNVNKVFDFYDEVDYFPNHKREVYAELMYGMEYELVAGVNDFFNRRTGALYFDVDWVEKNREDVLKIMKEYFDWSTDRTENERKKLNQALKEAKEPSQHS; this is translated from the coding sequence ATGAATCTTTTATCTAACAAAAATAGAAGCCAAAATAAACAAGTTCTTGAGCAGGAGTATGACTTGATCGTAATCGGTGGTGGAATAACAGGTGCTGGAATCGCTTTGGATGCTTCCACTAGAGGGGTGAAGGTGGCTGTCATTGAAATGCAGGACTTTGCCGCTGGAACATCAAGTCGCTCGACTAAATTGATTCATGGTGGCTTACGTTATCTCAAAAACTTTGAAATTAAGTTAGTTTCTGAAGTCGGTAAAGAACGTGAGGTTGTATATGAAAACGGACCACATGTGACGACTCCTGAATGGATGATGTTACCTTTTTACGAAAAAGGGTCGTTCGGTCCTTTTTCTACCAGCATTGGTCTTCGAGTTTATGATTATTTAGCAGGTGTAAAGAAAATGGAACGCAGACGAATGCTGTCCGTTGAAGAAACATTAGAACGTGAGCCGTTACTGAATCGTGAAGGGTTAAAAGGTAGTGGCTTTTATGTTGAATATAAAACCGATGACGCTCGCTTGACACTTGAAGTGTTGAAGAAAGCGATCGACCTTGGTGCGAATGCATTTAATTATATGCGTGCAGATCAGTTCACGTACAGAGATGGCAAATTGACTGGCGTTCAAGTGACGGACTTGACCGATGGTGAAGAGCACACTTTGAAAGCTCGTTCAATCATTAATGCTACTGGGCCTTGGGTTGATGACGTAAGGTCCAAAGACCATACGAAAATGGAAAAGCATCTATTTTTAACCAAAGGGGTTCATTTGGTTTTTGATCAATCGATCTTTCCGTTGAAGCAGGCCGTATATTTCGATACCCCAGATGAGCGTATGGTTTTTGCTATTCCTCGCGATGGTAAGACATATATCGGAACTACTGATACACATTATGAAGGTGACATTGCGAATCCGACCACAACATTAGATGACCGGACATACTTGATGGGTGCGATTCATGAAATGTTCCCAAATGTTCATGTAACAGATGCTGATATCGAATCAACGTGGGCTGGTTTACGACCACTGGTACATGAAGAAGGGAAGGACCCCTCAGAGATTTCTCGAAAAGACGAGATTTTCGAATCGGACTCTGGATTAATTTCAGTGGCTGGAGGTAAGCTGACCGGCTATAGGAAAATGGCAGAGGAGTTAGTTGATCTTGTACTGAAGAGAACGAATAAAGAAAAAGATTTTCCAAAGTCAAACACAAAGAAAATCCCGATATCAGGGGGGGATGTCGGGGGTTCTAAAGGCTTTCAAACCTTTGTAAGAATTGCTCGTGAAGAAGGTCTGAATCGAGGAATTCCAGAAAACTTGATTCATAAATGGGTTCAAAGATATGGATCGAATGTGAACAAAGTGTTTGATTTCTATGATGAAGTGGACTATTTTCCGAACCATAAGAGAGAGGTTTATGCTGAGTTGATGTATGGAATGGAATATGAACTGGTCGCAGGCGTAAATGATTTCTTCAATCGCAGGACAGGGGCATTATATTTTGATGTCGATTGGGTGGAAAAGAACCGAGAAGATGTACTGAAAATCATGAAAGAGTATTTTGACTGGTCCACTGATCGAACTGAAAATGAACGAAAAAAATTGAACCAAGCGCTAAAAGAAGCAAAGGAACCAAGCCAGCATTCTTGA
- a CDS encoding tetratricopeptide repeat protein: MQNTQTKKDTTRNVIPFRHQGEFYFSHGVKAFQQKHFERAEKWMKKAIECSPKNALYLCQLSVLYTEMGEYHRANEVLQKVLDTNENLYTDCYYLLANNYAHLGLFYESKKYADKYLDVEKDGEFKEEVEELLSLIDQVFLDELEEDDLEFENEDELMIYQETAFYHLEHKEWTKALDVLEEMIMLYPEYSQSKHEYAYALFENGDHEEAITLEEAWFEKDEKSLHSMLNLTYFYHQTNHEKANSFQSLINNVYPTYEPQKLKMAITFARCGEYEKAYQRFQSLRSKSVTNYMSYYYWFSRTLEKLDFHEESQKLWEKGIHRHLDLKIVYGR, encoded by the coding sequence ATGCAAAATACACAAACGAAGAAGGATACCACTCGAAATGTGATTCCTTTTAGACATCAAGGAGAATTTTATTTTTCGCATGGCGTCAAGGCGTTCCAGCAAAAACATTTTGAACGTGCCGAAAAGTGGATGAAGAAGGCAATAGAATGTTCGCCGAAGAATGCGCTTTATTTATGCCAACTATCTGTACTTTACACAGAGATGGGTGAATATCACCGTGCGAATGAGGTACTGCAAAAGGTCCTCGATACTAATGAGAACTTATACACGGATTGTTATTATCTTTTAGCAAACAACTATGCTCATCTCGGCCTTTTTTATGAATCGAAGAAATATGCTGACAAGTATCTGGATGTGGAAAAAGATGGAGAATTCAAAGAAGAGGTTGAAGAGTTATTATCTTTGATTGACCAAGTTTTCTTAGATGAATTGGAAGAGGACGACCTTGAATTCGAGAATGAAGATGAATTGATGATTTATCAAGAAACAGCTTTTTACCATTTGGAACATAAAGAGTGGACGAAAGCGCTCGATGTGTTGGAAGAAATGATCATGCTTTACCCTGAATATTCTCAATCAAAGCACGAATATGCATATGCGTTATTTGAAAATGGAGATCACGAGGAAGCGATAACCCTTGAAGAAGCATGGTTTGAAAAGGATGAAAAATCGCTTCACAGTATGTTGAATCTCACGTATTTTTATCATCAAACGAATCATGAGAAAGCCAATTCGTTCCAATCTTTAATAAATAATGTATACCCTACATACGAACCGCAGAAATTAAAGATGGCAATCACTTTTGCACGATGTGGCGAATATGAAAAAGCTTATCAACGTTTTCAATCGCTTCGTTCAAAGTCAGTGACGAACTACATGAGTTATTATTACTGGTTCTCTCGCACACTTGAAAAATTGGACTTTCACGAAGAGAGTCAAAAATTGTGGGAAAAGGGAATACACCGTCATCTTGATTTGAAAATAGTGTATGGTCGGTAA
- the trxB gene encoding thioredoxin-disulfide reductase: protein MSEERIYDVIIAGAGPAGLTAAVYTSRANLDTLMLERGMPGGQMANTEDVENYPGYDHILGPDLSNKMFEHAKKFGAEYAYGDIKEIIDGKEYKTIKTGSGEFKTRSIIVTTGAEYKKLGVPGEEEYSGRGVSYCAVCDGAFFKEKELFVIGGGDSAVEEGVYLTRFAKKVTIVHRRDELRAQKILQQRAFDNEKIDFIWNTEMKEIKEKDGKVGSVILQNNETGEEYEAPIEGVFIYIGMIPLNQPVQGLGITNDEGYIVTDDNMKTNVPGIFAAGDIRDKLLRQIVTATGDGSIAAQSAQHYIENLMEELKVSQ from the coding sequence ATGTCTGAAGAACGTATCTATGATGTGATCATAGCTGGCGCGGGACCGGCTGGTTTGACAGCTGCAGTCTATACCTCTCGTGCGAACCTTGATACATTGATGCTGGAGCGCGGGATGCCAGGTGGACAAATGGCTAACACGGAAGATGTGGAAAACTATCCAGGTTATGACCATATTCTTGGTCCTGATCTATCCAATAAAATGTTTGAGCATGCTAAGAAATTTGGAGCGGAATATGCTTATGGCGATATAAAAGAAATTATCGATGGAAAAGAGTACAAAACGATCAAAACAGGAAGTGGCGAATTCAAAACACGCTCAATCATTGTGACAACTGGCGCCGAGTACAAAAAGTTAGGTGTACCAGGTGAAGAAGAATACAGTGGACGCGGTGTATCTTACTGTGCAGTTTGTGACGGAGCATTCTTCAAAGAAAAAGAATTGTTCGTCATCGGTGGAGGCGATTCAGCAGTCGAAGAAGGTGTGTATTTAACTCGCTTTGCGAAAAAAGTGACGATTGTACACCGTCGTGATGAACTACGTGCACAGAAGATTCTTCAACAACGTGCATTTGATAATGAGAAAATCGATTTTATTTGGAATACCGAAATGAAAGAAATTAAAGAGAAAGACGGAAAAGTTGGAAGTGTCATCCTTCAAAACAATGAAACTGGTGAAGAATATGAGGCTCCGATTGAAGGTGTGTTCATCTATATTGGTATGATTCCACTCAATCAGCCAGTACAAGGCCTTGGAATTACGAATGATGAAGGCTATATTGTGACAGATGATAATATGAAAACCAATGTCCCTGGAATTTTTGCAGCTGGAGACATCCGTGACAAATTGCTTCGTCAGATCGTAACTGCGACAGGTGATGGTAGTATTGCTGCCCAGTCTGCACAGCATTATATCGAGAATCTGATGGAAGAATTAAAGGTAAGTCAGTAA
- a CDS encoding NUDIX hydrolase: MTNALLIEGDRVLLIKKPRRNWYAIPGGKMEPCENINEAVHREIVEETGFHVIEMQLRSVCTFLIHNDKDLEDEWMMFTFLVKNYNGELLSETEEGTLEWVPISELGRYPMAKGDYSIISHALNGDARVMCATFHYSEEFELIKEKIDV; this comes from the coding sequence GTGACCAATGCTTTATTGATCGAGGGTGATCGCGTGTTATTGATAAAAAAGCCCCGGCGTAATTGGTACGCCATCCCTGGTGGAAAGATGGAGCCGTGTGAAAATATCAACGAAGCAGTACATAGAGAAATCGTTGAAGAAACCGGTTTTCATGTTATTGAAATGCAGTTGAGGAGTGTTTGTACTTTCTTGATCCACAATGACAAGGATTTAGAAGATGAGTGGATGATGTTCACTTTTTTAGTGAAGAACTATAATGGAGAACTTCTTTCAGAAACAGAAGAAGGCACACTGGAATGGGTGCCGATATCAGAGCTAGGTCGATATCCTATGGCTAAAGGTGATTATTCGATTATCAGTCATGCGCTTAATGGTGATGCTCGAGTGATGTGTGCTACTTTCCACTACTCCGAGGAATTTGAGTTAATAAAAGAGAAGATAGACGTCTAA
- the rapZ gene encoding RNase adapter RapZ: MEEAKNVELVIITGMSGAGKTVAVQSFEDLGYFCVDNLPPALLPKFIELMRENRENKKLAVVMDLRGREFFDALYETLDKLGEEDWITEQILFLDADNQALVSRYKESRRSHPLAPNGLPLEGIKKEREILDELKGRAQIIINTSDLAAKSLKEQIIKRFKEKKQNVFSVQVVSFGFKHGVPIDADLMFDVRFLPNPHYVESMRDLTGLNQEVSSYVFKWKETRKFYKKLIDLLMYMLPYYVREGKSQLVIAIGCTGGQHRSVALAEKISEAIQKEYTSHVYHRDIEKRKGKK; encoded by the coding sequence ATGGAAGAAGCAAAAAATGTGGAACTTGTAATAATTACAGGAATGTCTGGAGCAGGAAAAACAGTCGCTGTACAAAGTTTTGAGGATTTGGGGTACTTTTGTGTAGACAATTTACCACCTGCATTGCTTCCGAAATTCATCGAATTGATGAGAGAAAATAGAGAGAACAAAAAATTAGCAGTCGTCATGGATTTAAGAGGTCGTGAGTTTTTTGACGCGCTTTATGAAACATTGGATAAATTGGGAGAAGAAGATTGGATTACAGAACAGATTCTATTTTTAGATGCCGATAATCAAGCACTAGTCTCCCGTTATAAAGAATCACGTCGCTCCCATCCATTAGCACCTAATGGGTTGCCTTTAGAGGGGATCAAGAAGGAACGTGAAATTTTAGATGAGTTGAAAGGTCGCGCTCAAATTATCATCAACACATCTGACTTAGCAGCAAAAAGTTTAAAAGAGCAGATCATTAAACGTTTTAAAGAGAAAAAGCAAAACGTATTTTCTGTTCAAGTCGTTTCGTTCGGTTTCAAGCATGGGGTACCGATTGATGCAGACCTAATGTTCGATGTGCGATTCTTACCAAATCCTCATTATGTTGAATCGATGAGAGATCTTACAGGACTTAATCAAGAGGTTTCTTCATATGTTTTCAAGTGGAAAGAAACACGCAAATTTTATAAAAAATTGATCGATTTGCTGATGTATATGCTTCCTTATTATGTACGGGAAGGAAAAAGCCAATTAGTGATTGCTATTGGTTGTACAGGCGGTCAACATCGCTCTGTAGCATTAGCCGAAAAAATTTCTGAAGCGATTCAAAAAGAGTACACCTCTCACGTGTACCATCGTGATATAGAGAAGAGAAAGGGAAAGAAATAG
- a CDS encoding gluconeogenesis factor YvcK family protein, with translation MTNVNGPKVVVIGGGTGLPVLLRGLRQFPINLSAIVTVADDGGSTGRLRNDLSIPAPGDIRKVIASMSDVEPTLLKLLEHRFDNGDGLSGHSLGNLILAGMTNVTGDFYKGIKEISKVFNVKGRIYPIANENMYLVAEFEDGTVVRGESSIAEVGKPIKRVFYEPSQVQPLPEAVKSIENAELIVIAPGSLYTSILPNLISPEIKNALKRTKAKSVYVCNIMTQHGETSHYKASDHIHAIHRHVEDEFMDMIIMHSNSIEQDIRMEYAKQQAEPVQCDEDNLREIGVEVIQGNIANLQKDGTLKHNEHKIAKILYELL, from the coding sequence ATGACCAATGTGAATGGGCCGAAGGTTGTTGTTATCGGCGGGGGAACAGGTTTACCAGTTCTATTGAGAGGCCTTAGACAATTTCCGATCAACTTATCAGCCATTGTCACTGTCGCGGATGACGGTGGGAGTACAGGACGCTTGAGGAATGATTTATCCATTCCAGCTCCTGGAGATATAAGAAAAGTCATCGCCTCAATGTCAGACGTCGAGCCCACACTTTTGAAATTGCTCGAACACCGTTTTGATAATGGGGATGGACTATCTGGTCATTCTTTAGGGAATTTGATTCTTGCTGGGATGACCAATGTCACTGGTGACTTTTATAAAGGAATAAAAGAAATATCAAAGGTTTTCAACGTCAAAGGGAGGATTTACCCTATTGCGAATGAAAACATGTACCTAGTGGCAGAATTCGAAGATGGAACTGTTGTACGTGGGGAATCAAGTATTGCGGAAGTAGGAAAACCGATTAAAAGGGTTTTCTATGAGCCCTCGCAGGTCCAACCACTGCCTGAAGCGGTGAAATCAATCGAAAACGCTGAATTGATTGTCATAGCACCGGGTAGTTTATACACGAGTATTTTGCCGAATTTAATTTCCCCGGAAATAAAAAATGCATTAAAACGAACGAAAGCCAAATCTGTTTACGTATGCAACATTATGACTCAACATGGAGAAACGAGTCACTATAAGGCATCGGACCATATTCACGCGATACATAGACATGTAGAAGACGAGTTCATGGATATGATTATTATGCATTCGAATTCGATTGAACAGGATATTCGAATGGAGTATGCGAAGCAACAAGCTGAACCGGTGCAGTGCGATGAAGATAACCTTCGCGAAATTGGCGTCGAAGTTATTCAAGGAAATATCGCAAATCTGCAAAAAGACGGTACATTGAAGCACAATGAGCATAAAATCGCAAAAATACTTTACGAGTTGTTATAA
- the whiA gene encoding DNA-binding protein WhiA codes for MSFASETKKELTNIEIDDCCKSSELAALIRMNGSLSFSNQQYILDVQTENAAIARRIYTLIKKLYDSPVELLVRKKMRLKKNNIYIVRMYEGVKSLLTDLEILEEPFTFKRNISERYLEKDCCRKSYLRGAFLAGGSVNNPETSSYHLEIFTFYQEHNEALCELMNKYRLNAKTHERKKGYITYLKEAEKITELLILIGAHQALLKFEDIRILRDMRNSVNRIVNCETANLNKTIGAAFRQVENIKYIDQTVGLESLPEKLREVAQLRIDHQDVSLKELGELSTNGKISKSGINHRLKKIDEYAEKLRKGELLEN; via the coding sequence ATGTCATTCGCATCAGAGACCAAAAAAGAATTGACGAACATAGAGATTGACGACTGTTGCAAATCATCTGAATTAGCTGCTTTGATTCGTATGAACGGATCATTATCTTTTTCGAATCAGCAATATATTTTAGATGTCCAGACGGAAAACGCAGCGATTGCTAGAAGAATTTATACACTGATCAAAAAGCTGTACGATTCTCCTGTAGAGTTGTTAGTGCGGAAAAAAATGCGTCTGAAAAAGAACAATATCTATATAGTTAGAATGTATGAGGGTGTTAAAAGCTTACTAACTGATCTAGAAATATTAGAAGAGCCTTTCACTTTCAAGAGGAATATCTCTGAAAGGTATTTAGAAAAAGACTGTTGCAGGAAGTCTTATCTGAGAGGTGCATTTTTAGCAGGCGGATCTGTTAATAATCCTGAAACGTCCTCTTACCATTTGGAGATTTTCACATTTTATCAGGAGCATAACGAAGCACTATGTGAATTGATGAACAAATATCGCTTGAATGCGAAGACTCATGAACGCAAAAAGGGTTATATCACTTATTTAAAAGAAGCGGAAAAAATAACTGAATTGCTTATTTTAATCGGTGCTCACCAAGCGTTATTAAAATTTGAAGATATCCGTATTCTCCGCGATATGCGTAACTCCGTGAACCGGATTGTCAACTGTGAAACAGCGAACCTGAATAAAACGATTGGCGCCGCATTCAGACAAGTGGAGAACATTAAATATATCGATCAAACGGTCGGTTTAGAGTCCTTACCAGAAAAACTGAGAGAAGTAGCCCAGTTGCGTATTGACCACCAAGATGTTTCGTTGAAGGAACTTGGTGAGTTATCTACCAACGGGAAAATCAGTAAGTCAGGGATTAACCATCGTTTGAAGAAAATTGATGAGTACGCCGAGAAATTAAGAAAAGGTGAACTCTTGGAAAACTAG
- a CDS encoding HPr family phosphocarrier protein, producing the protein MVEKEITVKLETGLQARPAAKFVQEANRYSSDIFLEKDGKRVNAKSIMGVMSLAIGSNEVVAISTEGPDEDQALESLITLVESE; encoded by the coding sequence TTGGTTGAAAAGGAAATTACGGTTAAACTAGAAACAGGACTGCAAGCCAGACCTGCTGCAAAGTTCGTACAAGAAGCAAATCGATATTCCTCTGATATTTTCTTAGAAAAAGACGGGAAACGTGTAAACGCAAAAAGCATCATGGGTGTTATGAGTTTAGCAATCGGCTCCAATGAAGTAGTTGCGATCAGCACAGAAGGACCTGATGAAGATCAGGCGCTAGAATCTTTAATTACTTTAGTTGAAAGTGAATAA
- a CDS encoding dihydrofolate reductase family protein, which translates to MDSNRKVILFIATSLDGFIADPDGGIEWLQKAESVGNGDNGFGRFYDTVDTLFMGRKTYDHLMTLVDEFPHQDKEAYVFTRSDRSTEEHVNFVDQDMPTFVQNLKQQEGKNLWLVGGADLTDEFMQNQLIDEMIITIIPVVLGKGIPLFKSTDFSYDLELHYTERFGDFMQLHYKVKK; encoded by the coding sequence TTGGACTCTAACAGAAAAGTCATTTTGTTCATTGCTACAAGTTTGGATGGGTTTATTGCTGACCCTGATGGTGGAATCGAGTGGTTACAAAAAGCAGAAAGTGTTGGTAATGGTGATAATGGATTTGGAAGGTTTTACGATACTGTGGATACCCTTTTCATGGGAAGAAAAACGTACGATCATCTTATGACTTTAGTCGATGAATTTCCTCACCAAGATAAAGAAGCTTATGTATTTACACGATCCGATCGAAGTACGGAAGAGCATGTGAACTTTGTGGATCAAGATATGCCTACCTTTGTTCAAAACTTGAAGCAACAAGAAGGAAAGAATTTGTGGTTGGTGGGAGGCGCGGATTTGACTGATGAGTTCATGCAGAATCAGTTGATTGACGAGATGATCATTACGATAATCCCGGTGGTCTTAGGAAAAGGAATCCCGCTGTTCAAATCAACGGACTTTTCATATGACTTGGAGTTACATTACACGGAACGGTTCGGTGACTTCATGCAACTTCACTATAAAGTAAAAAAATAG